A genomic stretch from Centroberyx gerrardi isolate f3 chromosome 10, fCenGer3.hap1.cur.20231027, whole genome shotgun sequence includes:
- the LOC139918157 gene encoding E3 ubiquitin-protein ligase TRIM21-like — translation MASAGSLLSEEQFLCPICLDVFTQPVSTPCGHNFCRDCIQGYWQSAKLSQCPVCKQKFYRRPELKVNTFISEVAAQFKKSVEIKDENGTASSTVDQPSVQYGEVSCDVCNGKRVKALKSCLDCLASYCETHLEPHQVLGTFKKHRLINPLMNMQDRVCKKHEKLLNLFCNTDQLFVCQICIKKDHKGHRTVPIEEESRERRAQMGRIGAEVQQMIQDRLQKVSDTKHAVQLSRGNTEREIEDSLQVFTKLLHSIQRGQAEVLEVIEGRQRDAERRAGGVIAELEQEIDELRRRSAELERLSHTEDHLYLLQSFSSFSAPPAAKDWSEAGVESVVYVGTVRRAARRAASQLEETLKAEVKRLCETEFQRVQRCAVDVTLDPDTAHPKLVLSDNKKQVHHGDVALSLPDNPERFYPGISVLGKEGFSSGRFYYEVQVKGKTEWDIGVGRESVSRKGGNMLNPEGGYWTLGLRNSKDYWALTSPPTPLPLVEKPQRVGVYVDLEWGQVSFYNVESGSHIYSFTGYSFDERLFPYFNPRRNHGGVNSAPLIIAPVNI, via the coding sequence ATGGCTTCCGCTGGCAGTCTGCTGTCTGAGGAGCAGTTTCTTTGCcccatctgtctggatgtgttcacCCAACCGGTCTCCACTCCTTGTGGGCACAACTTCTGCAGGGACTGCATACAAGGATACTGGCAGAGCGCTAAACTGTCGCAGTGCCCCGTGTGCAAGCAGAAGTTCTACAGGAGACCTGAGCTCAAAGTCAACACCTTCATATCAGAGGTGGCCGCTCAGTTTAAGAAGTCTGTGGAAATTAAAGATGAAAATGGAACAGCTTCTAGTACTGTGGACCAGCCCTCGGTGCAGTATGGAGAAGTTTCATGTGATGTGTGCAACGGGAAGAGGGTCAAGGCTCTGAAATCCTGTCTGGACTGTTTGGCCTCCTACTGTGAGACTCACCTGGAGCCCCACCAGGTCCTAGGCACCTTTAAGAAACACCGCCTGATCAACCCGTTGATGAACATGCAAGACAGAGTGTGTAAGAAGCACGAGAAGCTGCTGAACTTGTTCTGTAACACTGAccagctgtttgtgtgtcagatCTGCATTAAGAAGGACCACAAGGGCCACCGCACTGTTCCTATAGAGGAGGAGAGCCGAGAGAGGAGAGCTCAGATGGGGAGGATAGGGGCAGAGGTGCAACAGATGATCCAGGACCGCCTGCAGAAAGTCAGCGATACCAAACACGCGGTGCAGCTCAGCAGagggaacacagagagagagattgaggacAGCTTGCAGGTCTTCACTAAGCTGCTTCACTCCATCCagagaggccaggctgaggTGCTGGAGGTCATcgaggggaggcagagggatGCGGAGAGGAGGGCCGGGGGAGTCATCgcggagctggagcaggagatcgacgagctgaggaggaggagcgccgAGCTGGAGCGGCTCTCGCACACCGAGGACCACCTCTACCTCCTCCAGAGCTTCTCGTCTTTCTCCGCACCGCCGGCCGCCAAGGACTGGTCTGAGGCCGGCGTAGAGAGCGTTGTATACGTGGGCACAGTGAGGCGAGCAGCCAGGAGAGCGGCatctcagctggaggagacactAAAGGCCGAGGTGAAGAGGCTGTGCGAGACAGAATTTCAGAGGGTCCAGCGGTGCGCCGTGGACGTGACTCTGGACCCCGACACCGCTCACCCCAAACTGGTGCTGTCTGACAACAAGAAGCAGGTCCATCACGGCGACGTAGCGCTGAGCCTCCCTGACAACCCAGAGAGGTTCTACCCCGGCATTAGCGTTTTGGGGAAGGAGGGTTTCTCCTCCGGCAGGTTCTACTACGAGGTCCAGGTGAAGGGGAAGACGGAGTGGGATATCGGAGTGGGACGGGAATCGGTcagcaggaaaggagggaaCATGCTGAACCCTGAAGGAGGCTACTGGACCCTGGGGCTGAGGAACAGCAAGGACTACTGGGCCCTCACCAGCCCTCCTACCCCCCTGCCGCTGGTAGAGAAGCCCCAGAGAGTCGGGGTGTATGTTGACCTGGAGTGGGGGCAGGTCTCATTTTACAACGTGGAGTCTGGCTCTCATATCTACTCCTTCACCGGATACTCATTCGATGAAAGACTCTTCCCCTACTTTAACCCCCGGCGAAATCACGGCGGGGTCAACTCAGCCCCTCTCATCATCGCCCCTGTCAACATCTGA